A region of the Thermococcus sp. genome:
CCCTCCACATATACGGCCCGAAGTACACCTTTGAGTTCGTTCAGAACTACATCAACAGCGGTTTCTTCAGGCCCGGCTTTGAGGTGCACGTCCACGAGCTCGGTGAGACGAGGCTGAAGTTCGGAGATTATGAAATATGGAGCTTCAAGGTCGAACACGGCGTTCCCGCCCTCGGCTACGTCTTCAAGGAGAAGGACAAACGCGGAAAGTTCCTCCCCGAGAAGCTCGCCGAGTTCGGCCTCAAGCCCGGGCCTATACTGGGGAGGCTTGAGAGGGAGGGAGGGATAGAGCTCAACGGCCGTCTGATTCGCCTTGAGGACGTTACCGGGCCGAGGAGAAAGGGGATTAAAGTCGTCTACACCGGCGACACCGAGCCCTGCGAAAGGGTAAGGCTCTTCTCGGAGAGGGCTGATATGCTCATCCATGAGGCAACCTACCTGAATCCCGATGACAGGGGCGAGAGCTACCACTCAACCGTTGAGGAGGCCTGTGAGACCGCCAGAAAGGCGAGAGTGAAGCTCCTTGCCCTTTTCCACAGGGCCTTCCGCTACATCTACGACGAATACACGGAGGGAGCGACAAAAATATGCGGGGAATTTGGGGTGAAGTTTATAGTTCCCCGGGACTTCGACGTGCTAACCTTTAAGGCCGGGAAGTGGGAGATTAGAAACCTGATGGAGGAAAGAGGATGAACTACCTGCGCTACGTCAAGGTTATTGGCACGATGCACGTCTCCCCCAAGAGCAGGGAGGAGGTCATTAGGACGATACTTGAGGAGAGGCCCACTGCAATAGCTGTGGAACTCGACAGGGCCCGCTTTCTGGCCATGACCGAGAACGTTTCCCTGAGCGTTGGGGACGCCCTCCGCCTCGGGAGGAAGGGCCTGATAAACTATGCCCTGGCTAAGGTGGAGGAGAGGCTCGGCGAGACCTTCGGCATGGCCCCCGGGGGAGAGATGATGGGCGCCATCGAGACCGCGAGGGCCCTCGGGGTGCCCCTCTATC
Encoded here:
- a CDS encoding ribonuclease Z, with the protein product MGENLEVVFLGTGGIMPTRERNVPAIALRYKGEIILFDVGEGTIRQMNTVKLSPMRVDKIFITHFHGDHYLGLGGLIQTMNLWNRERPLHIYGPKYTFEFVQNYINSGFFRPGFEVHVHELGETRLKFGDYEIWSFKVEHGVPALGYVFKEKDKRGKFLPEKLAEFGLKPGPILGRLEREGGIELNGRLIRLEDVTGPRRKGIKVVYTGDTEPCERVRLFSERADMLIHEATYLNPDDRGESYHSTVEEACETARKARVKLLALFHRAFRYIYDEYTEGATKICGEFGVKFIVPRDFDVLTFKAGKWEIRNLMEERG